A segment of the Stigmatopora nigra isolate UIUO_SnigA chromosome 15, RoL_Snig_1.1, whole genome shotgun sequence genome:
GCCATggaactattggtagatcgccatggtactattggtagatcgccATGGTACTTTTGGTGGATCggtaaacaataacattttgatccctCCCCTCTGTCTATTTCCTTAGTTAGGTTCTTATATATTTGATACGTCTGCCCGCAATAAGTTTAGCATGAATCAAGAGTGGATTTTTATCCACACTCCCATAAATGTTGATAGTCTACTGTGAGTTATATCATTTAtaattgctgagctttgtcagtgGCCTGTAAAAATAAGGTAGATAGTGGAAGGTTAATtcaaagtagatcttggagcaaaaaagtttTAACACACTGCAACAAGACGTGTGATGCCTTTCCACAAATGTGATATGTTAGAAGTGTAAGTAGAAGGTTGTAGTCCGGTGCTTCTCCTTTCAGCACCATTCCtgttggttaaagtgtctgtggaacaaaaagctgcaACCGCAGGGGCCCTCCCGCTTAGCCCAACCctgaattctaaccctaacaacAAAGTAGATCGTAGGAGGTTGGCTTGTTGAAAACTAAATCTTGGAGCAAAACAGTGTGAACGCCCCTGTTCTAAATTAACCTTTGTGACCTGTAATAAGAGTAGTGGACAACCAATCCAATTTAATAGCAAATGGTTTCAGCAAAAGAACATTCCCTCACTGCCAGTCCTCCTTAGTTTAACTGGTGTGGACGTCTTTTCCCATCAAACAATAGCCAATGAGTTACTGTAAGATTGAGGATTGGATCAATCTTTTTGCTGGTTTAGTTTTGGATGTGTTCCAGTGTAATCTTTTTAATAGGTACAAATGCATTCTGCCATCCACtatgcaaaattgctcctttcTTTTTACAATGGGAATATGCAACTGTCTTAAATGAATCACTTCTTTTAAGTGTCTATTTTTGGATTGCTCGTTCTAATGCAGTCCAGATTGTTCCCTGTGTGTTATCCATTAAAGATATACAAGACTATCTTTACAAGTATtttagctttcttttttttacattactagTTAGGTTAGTTCAGACAAAATGACAGAAGACAAGTAAAATATTCACATGGGGTCATGCGTTTCTATTTATAAAGCTGGTTGTTTGCAAAATGAATGACCCTActgatttgattttttgtttttgttttcatcaccAGGTATTAAATGAAGAGTGTGATCAGAACTGGTACAAAGCAGAGCTATATGGAAAAGATGGCTTCATTCCTAAGAATTACATAGAGATGAAACCCCATCCGTAAGTATTGTAATCTTGATTTCTATAACAACTGTTAGTTAGGTCACTCCCATTAATGAACATTTCCACATAACATGTTGAGTTTCTAATCAGGATTCATTAGCTTGTcttatatatcattttttgcagtactttgcAAATTAAAAATTTAACAACTGACATCTTATTTACTGTTATGTACTATAGCGATGACTTTCCCTTGTTACTAATtctgaacatttttatttaaggcACAGTAaataatggggggggggggggggggcttgcaTAACAACAACACAGGATGTTCTGGCATGACTACTGTGACCTACCACAACATGGTGACCTCTTGCATAACATAATAATTGGCCATATAAGGGCTGTATCAAAACATGCGACTTTACAAAGATAATTTGCAGTTTTGATAGGTGTTAACCTAATATTATTACACTATTGTAAGGGTATTTCACATAACAGGCTGCATCATATAATTTGCTATCCCTGAATTTGAAACTGATAATCCTACTTTGGTGAAGTCAACTCACTGTTCTTTTGTAGTAGAATCTTTTTCATGACAACTTGTCATCAAGCCGTCCTTTGGCTTTCTACTCTAAATTATTCATCAAATTGCTAATAGCGTccagtaaataaataatgactctacagaattttaaaatgtgtttcctaGAGTGtctgtacatttttaatattatgtttTCATTGACTGATGACTGTCTGAGGAAACTTGTttcatagttgtagtagttgtagaaaTGTCTACATACTGTTTGTAATGCAAAGGAGCAAACTGAATGAAAAACACAAGTTTTCATGAGGGGGGGACTTGtcactactttgcaatttgTACGCCTGCTGGGCAAAACATTCCTAACACGCACCTTATACTTTATGGCAAGGTGGTGCGAAATAGTTAGGAGATTTTTACAAATGTCCATAGTTATATGTTcgtaattccttttttttcttcccacctCTGCCACTTGTGTGGTCTTAACACCACAATGACCACCAGCAATGTTTGTAGACTGCAGTAATGGTAGACTCAGTCTTGGTATGagttatactttttaaaatatttaagataTCCATTAATTGCACTTTCTGTAAGTcatacttctgttttttttttgtggcatgTCAGCGCATGTTGCACTATCGGTGTGCCTCAATGACGTAGCAGCTGTGTCAAATAGGGAACACAATAATCAAATTTGAGCTTAAATCTAATAATAACACTGTTGTAAGAATACTTGGCTGCAATTTACAATGGTAGACACCCAATGCATTGGAACTGACGGCGAATGAACTGGGCGTACACTagtgaaaaacatgtttaattcaCAGCAGAAAGATGTAAAgagctttaaaagaaaatcttcTCCAAATATAATATCAACAAAAGCTAAACAGTGACTTCAATAATATTCACTTGAACTAAAGTGTACCAGTGTGCCAGTGTACATGTAATATGCtgcaggcatttttttcttaattaagtATTGACTGTATTGTTGCACAATGGAGTCCTTTTTTGCCCAGAGGGTTAAATGTTGGGAATGCAccaatgaaactttttttcagatGATATGACTAGTATAGTGCTTTTTCTACGCACAATTAAGAGAAACAAACATTCAAACTGAATGTTAttgaatacatttcattttaagacaGGAGGACTcaataaaaaggaattttcgAAGTGTATTGGCGAACATGAGCAAGTAACAACACTGCAGGACAGTGACCTTGAGCAAGTAAACACTGCCATTTTAGTGACCACAGGGAACTCAGGAGGAAATTCACAGGAACCCAGCTGAGATATTGTGGCAGTCAATTAGGAGTCTCATTTGTAGATTATAAGAATGCGTTAACACAGGAAACCAATGGAAAATCTGTTGTTTCTTAAATGGCATGGTTTAAACGTTTTATTTCCAGTTACCAAAAATGTGTCATCCATCTGTCTTGCCTTTAttgaattgttaaaaaaaatgtttttacttatccaaatccaaatgtaaaatatttccaCTCTACAGGATTTACTACACTTGCTTTGTGCATTCTAATGTTAGCTTCCCACGGAAACTTCcagtttttatttccattatctatgtttccattgtttttttaaatttgccttatgctttacatgttttattgtatttgtagCACTTAATAATGATGAAATATTTCGTTAAAACCCCGGGTTTATCACCTGATTGCCAGTTTGAAAATAATATggcgatgctttgaatttggctgcttaggcaAAATTCTGCCTATTTTCTATTGGAAACcatgaatatttaaatgtatgcattacCTGCAAGACTGCTGAAGTTGATacttaaacaacatttttagcaAGTGTGTGATGCTGTCTACTATCGTTGATTTGCTTCGGCAAAGATCACACCTTTTATTCATTAGACTTTACTTGCACtcaaatgacagccaatgaccTCGTGGATGAAAATAGTCATTCAAATGTTTGTCACCTCCTCCAGGTGGTTTTTTGGGAAGATCCCACGAGCCAAAGCAGAGGAAATGCTCAACAAACAAAGGCACGATGGGGCTTTTCTCATCAGAGAGAGCGAAAGTGCACCGGGTGACTTCTCCCTCTCCGTCAAGTGAGTACCCCCCGCCTAAACTTTTTAAGTTTAACATTAGCCAACCGTcactgctctctctctcgcttctAAAAAGTGATTAGCTTGACGGGTTTCCGAGCTTTCGCGGTCTGAGTCATCAGCCGAGCCAATTCCTTATTCTCAAGAAGGCTCAGTTGGGTTTACCCTTTAGCTTCTTTTTCAGTATTTGCTCACTTCCTCTTCTTTTGTCTCCATTTTGTCCTTCCCTAAAGATGCATCACACCATCTGTGTGTTGCGCTATACTCTTTCCGCTCTGATGGATGATCAGTATTAGTGTCCACTTCATTTGCAGGCAATTTTATTGACTTTTCTTTTACCTTATTCAGGTTTGGGAACGATGTgcagcatttcaaggtcctccGTGACGGTGCCGGAAAGTATTTCCTGTGGGTGGTCAAGTTTAACTCCCTTAATGAGCTGGTGGTCTACCATCGCTCCACCTCCGTCTCCCGAAACCAGCAAATCTTTTTGCGAGACATCGAACAGGTCCACCAGGTAAAAATGAATTCGTACAAATTGGGAGGACTGGCTatgattattcatattttagtgCCTTTTGTCATGATACTAATATTTTCAACGCTGTATTGatgcattaaaaataatcaatagcttttagatacattaaaaaaatgtatttaatgaatTCTTTTAGTGCCTACCATTGAATATGATTAGGCATCCAATTGTGGctctataaatataaaattaactctttaaattaatttgaactATAATGGTTTGGTGCCACCCTCCCACTTTAATCAGATTGGACGCTTAGTGCTctctatagaaaaaaaataacagttcaTTGATATAGAGAGGTTAAAAAGAGTAATCTGGCAATTATAGCTGACCACTGTTTCCAAATGATAAAATGCAAAGCAAAATAGTGGCTGGTTAATCATAGGTTGGCACAATATTCCTCCACTGTAACCCATAACcacaaaatgaatcaaataggcttttatacacatttagacgatagaaaaaaaatcaatggaatTTTCACTGGAATGTATCTTGCTATGTTTCTATGATCACCTGGCTAACCTCTTTCTCAATCTCTATCTCTCCAATCAGCATCCCACATACGTGCAAGCGCTCTTTGACTTCGACCCCCAGGAGGAAGGCGAATTGGGTTTCCGACGCGGCGACTTCATCCAAGTCCTGGACAACTCGGATCCCAACTGGTGGAAAGGGGGTTGCCACGGCCAAACGGGCATGTTCCCTCGCAACTATGTCACGCCGGTCAATCGgaacatctgaaaaaaaaaatccctacgACATCCACcgcaccatcaccaccaccaccatcaccatctTCATcgtcatcaacatcatcatcatcctagATTACAGCAGTCCCTCTCCGCATTCATCTGATCCCTAAACAAGCCCATCTCTTTGCCAACCCCACCCATATCAGGAGCAGAGAGGAAAAATGCAAACAAGTGaaagtaagagagagagagagataagacAGGAGTGCTGTCCTAAGCGGTGCTTTGTGATGGGTGGCAGCTGAGCAAAATCCACCGAGACTAAGACTGTGAATGCCTTGCTAAGGATCGGAAGCGCTTCCGAGGCAAAGAGAGAAAGAACCAAAATGATTCGACTCCCGCAGCCGCTTCTGTCTTCTCCTTAACTTCTTAACATTCTGCCGCCTTGTGTTTgccgcatgttcttttatcAACCACATctgttttaaaggaaaaatgaaaagaaaaatgtttaaaaaaaataaaaataaaagattgtttttaaaaaaaataaataaatgacaaaagaaCTGAGGCCATATACAGCAAGTTTTCATGTCTACGATGATTGGCTCGTCAGCATTGTACATCAGCCCGCCGGCTGTATAAAGAAATCGACTATAGAGAGAGAATCCATTTTTTaagaatatatattatatatttgtatgtgttttgTCTGTATTTACCTCTCATCGCAAGTTTGTAAATTATGTTCAATGGTTTGTTTGTTCGGGTAAGACCTAGTAGCTCCAGAATGTCCTGAGTTGTCCAAGTTTGGGAAAACGCTCGACAGCATTATCTCCTCTTGATCCTCCACTTAGCATCAGGAGAAGAAACCAATCAATCGCATTGGGACGCTCCTGTCATTAAACGGCAAGCGTATGCAGCCGTTAATGCAAGCCATGTATGATGTCAGCCACCTTTCACCTCCCTTTCTCCCCAAAGGCAATGTATTTGTCACAGCCATTTGAATGTAGCTGACAGAGTCCGCAGACTTAAGCATGAGGGAATCTACACGACCGCGCCAAGGAAAACGCGCTATAATGTTACCCGCCGCGTTCGTTTGTCACATGTTAACGTACAGCTCGTTTATGCAGATACTTTGCTACAACACTCTCCTCGACTTACATGCCCACGCAATGAAAATTGAGATAGGATAATGGCGTGTAATCACCAGTCTGCAACTGGCACAGATGGACGCTTCCCAAAACTGAGAgattgtcttctttttttttttttttggttgttgttgttcagaTGTCAGATCATTTTCAATGATATTAAAGAATTTtgtcttttccatttttatcaAATGTGGTGTCCAGCACTTTTtggttttgttgtattttagttatttttggtcaaatatttcCATCTCTGTTATGGTCCAGTCTGTCTGTGTTTTTGTTGGTTTCTTGCTCTCTGGATAGTGCCTTTCTCTCTGGTGTTTTAGCGTCTCTCCGATTTGTTCCCTTTTTGTGGGGCCTGATAGTCCTACAGTGAGAAACGGTGTACATAATCAAACCTTGTCCCGCCATCCTTTCCCACATCAACTCGCCTTCACTTTAGTCCCCACCTACATGGAACTCTTATTTAAGTGTCTCTCGCCTTGTCTTACCTAATGATACTGTTTTGgttttgcttttgctttttttttcaattttttttcttttcaattaataaaatgcaattattaaaaaaaatacctgcttTGCCGTGTATTGTTTTTGAAATTGTGGAGTGATACTGGTGGTGTTTGTTGCCTATGGGCCTGTGTGGATTATATCTGGGtgctccaatttcctcccacattcaaaagacatgtatgatgggctgattggacactctaaattgcccctaaatatgaatgtaaacgtgagtggttgtttgtctccttgtgccctctgattggctgagtGTCCCTCCCCTCCTCATGCctgaaagtcagctgagataagcTCTGGCACcctccatgacccttgtgaggatattgcagttcagaaaatgaatcaatgaccCCAAGTAGCAAATTTAGCAGAGCCAGCGAGTTTTGGAGTGCTTTAGTCCTAAAAATTGGGTCAAAACCAATCAATACAACAATTTAACCTGCTGAAATGAATTTATTGTAGGTGTAGAAATGatcaataatcatttttttttttagaattagaGGATCACTGAATCTAATTATGCTCTGAATTTACCGTCCAGACGTGTGCTGCCTGTGCATGCTTTACATATTCTCACCGCCAAGCAAACTATTATGCTCCACTGCCTCATGGAGATTTTATGCAATTCTTGTTCAAAATGGGACGAGGTTCTACTGGCTCTGTTCTCCAACATGCTAAGAGCTATTGGTTCGAAAAGCTGGGTCCCATCCCCCGCTTCTGCCCACAGGCACTTTTGTCTGCTAGCTGAATGGGTCAGTGAGACACTTCTATCTATGGCAACGTCATGGTAATGTGTGTCCAACAAAGCATGGATGACACAGTACATGTTTTCATTCTGCCAATGGTTGCAATAGAGTTTTGTATCCATGGTACATGGTACAAACTCATTTTTGTCTTGAGTCTTTAACACACGCTCATTGCATCAGCAGTGCCCCTTCTTATTTATCTCCTCTGGACTCTCTTCTACTTATGAAAGACATCATCAGCCTGCTTCAGCGCTTCTATTGAAACTGATGACGCATTCACGCACAACTGGTGGAGCTGGTTTTCAAAGaaaaggctttttaaaatgttctcaAGGAAGAAATTTGATGATAAAACAATATTGTTGgtgatttatttttggtaaatggTATGCTTTTTACCAAATAAAGCTTTTTTTATTCTCTTAAGTGATGAAACTATTTGTAAAAGTAGGTGCATGTTCAATGCAATGCGTGGCTGTGGGCTGCAGGCTCTTTACCATATGTTGTGTCCAGCAGCATGTCATTCCAGCATTTTAAGATGATTGAAGGATTTGCACGAAGCGGGGCATGAAAGTTAAGCTTTGCAATCAAATGACCCGTTTGTGCAAGGCACATTATGTTTAAAATTTCCTGTCATTCCATTGGGTGTCAAATCCCAGGCCTAGAGGTCACTTTCAGTGACGTgcacagtactttttttcttgtttttcatacactgtattcattttttaaattaatttatttatacaaTTTTTGTTTTGCGTGTATGTCAGATAAGatgtactactactatacttgtttttctcttaaatAGTGCCTTTATCAGAATGCTCCTGCAGTTGAACCTTCTTTTTCAACTCTGGTTAGTCCTGTTAATCATATCACATTTAGCTGCAAGCTGAAGTGTAACCCTCATTGTCTCCTAAAACATACTCTACTGTATTCTACTCGTACTCATGTGATACTCATACTTCAAATTGCCTATATTTCTGAATGCTTTTTTGTATGCATGTTCTTCTGCGTGTTGTTGGTTTGCTTGTTGTCGTCTTTTTAAGTCATGTTTACCAGCAAAAGGGTAAAATGCAATTCTCTGGCTATACATAAGACATCCAATAAAATGGGCAGACCAGTTTAATCTTGAAAAGGTTACTTTATCACCCCTGGCATTTGctaattctttatttttacttgCTCCCTTCTGTTGATAAGTCTGAGATGAAGACAACTGTCTGTTATTATTGTGTCCTGTTTGTAGGGTTTTATGTACTGATACTCTAGGTTAGtctagtaaaataaaaagacaatttaTGGAATGGATAAAAGCACATCCATATCGGCCATGCATACTTAGAGGgattgaaaattaaaatgccagtcttgaaaatatgttttcttccAGATGACTTCAAGTTGTTTTGTCCTGTCATTTTACTGCCACCTGCTGGTTATATATTGAATGTgtataaatattgtaaatatatatacaagtcATTTGTACTGTTTTCCTAGCTATTTTAATATTGGTTAATGTTTGACTGCCTTGAAGTTATGGAAATATGAATTGAAGTGGCtactttcaaaatatatttaatttaatccatATCCTATTGATAGAGCACATTCTAACTGaaagaatattaaaaatacTTGTACTACTTGTAATTACAAAAAACGTcacttaatttttaaaatggaaataaaggAGGGAAATGAAGAAATAGTAATGTTGATGCAACAAATAGTATACTAATAGTATTTTCTTTAGGTTTTTGTTGCCATTTGGAGCCAGTAGCTGTACCACGTGATCCGAGTGGTGGGGGCCTTGTGTTTGCAGACCCagagacagaaaagaaaaatggcggcTCTAGGCGAACCCGAACGGGACGCCGGGCTAACGTTTTGAGCTTTCACAGCCGAGGAAACTCACGGGCTTCGCGGCTTTGCATGCCCACTGCCCCCCGATCGCACCGGTCCTACGCGAGGACCGAATTTCGTCGGCTTCTTCGTCGCCTCAGCGGACGCAACCATAGGGATTGTAAAATAAACGCGTTCGCCTATCATGAGAGGGAAAAGGGGCAGGCCGCCCAAACCGCTAGCAACCGAGGAGCATTCACCAGCTCCGGCTACGACCAGGGGTTTGCGGCCGAGAAGGAATATCAAGCCCCGCTTCCGAGACAGCGGGGATGAAGAGGTCGAGAGCCCCGCCCGGAAAGCACCAAAGCCGGCGAGGAAAAAGAAAGCGGGATCTGTCATCTCGACGCGAGGTAGGGGACGAGGCAAAGGTGGCCGTGGTGGAAGAGGGGGTCGTGGAGGCAAGAGGACGCCTGGCAACAAAAACATCGTTTACGACGACCACGAGAGCGAAGAGGACGACGACGCCGTCAGTTTGCGATCAGAGGAGGAAGAAGTCGTTGAGGAGGACCCTCGATCTGAAGAGGACGAGGGCCTTAAGAATGACTCGGACTGCTTGGATGATGTActggacgaggaggaggaggtggaggaggatgCCAGCTACTGTACGGAGAGTAGCTTTCGGAGTCAGAGCACGCATGCCAGCACCCCGGGTAATTTAACAGAAAATCATACCTAAATGTGTTATTCATTAAGTGACGTTTAATCCCCTCTGATGGTTTGCATGTTTTGATACATGAAGCACTTAGGTTATTGTTCAAAATGGAGAACGCACACTAATGGAATACAGGCCGCGGTCTGTGTCCCGTATGCAGGTGCATTCGTGAGTTAGATCAATCTAGCTAAacgtgtttactttttttagtaGTACGTCACGTAGATGTTTGTGACCTGCTTTGACGTGTACGGCTCCGGGTTATGGCATTGTTTTGCATTCCTGGGAGTAGCATCCAACGCTAGCGTTAGCAAGGCAAATTAGCTTGCACATCCAAACATGTTGCTGTCAACCACAACTGGGCAATGTGATCATATCAGTACAAGTAGTAAATTACGCAGCTTGTACTTTGGGGATACAAAGTTGGAAAACTGGTTTCGATCCTTAACTCATGTCTCATTTTTGACACAGATCgacgtccaatttattaaaACAGAGGACAGATTGTGAATGCTTAGGGTTCACAACTATTGACTTTGCtagatgttcaatccattttaattaGGAAGTGCAAATGAGCATGagttatttacaaaaatatttaatatgttGATTGAAAGTTTGCATTTAAACCTTTTGATTGCTTGTCATAATAAACAAAACTTTCCAGGAATCTTCTACTGAGAAAAATTGTTGCATGTTGTAAATGCATTGTTTACAAACATTCAGCTAAAGCACCCTtactttacaaaaataatactatCAACAAATATTAATCTTATTCCCAAATGGGTCTATAACTAGAGGGAAATTTGTACCTACATCAATAAAAGGCAActcttgtttattattattatgtaattataaattacatataACAAATCTTATTTCTATCTCATCCCATTTAAACAGGAAATTACTTCAATCTAATGAATTGATTTTAGCACATTTGTTCTTGCCTTAAGTTTCTCTGTGAAAAGACTAATTTGCTGATACTGATATGTCCCACAGGAAGGAAGAAGGTCCACGCCCCCCGACCCCGCACCCCCATTCTGGAGGAGAAAAACATTCCTTCTCTTGATCTACCCCAATCGTCTGAGGATCTCTTGGTCCCTCGTGAAGAGCTGCTAAACGCCACCTCCGTCTACGAGGTGCTACGGAACTTCAGCGCGGTACTCCGGCTGTCACCCTTCCGCTTTGAGGACTTTTGCGCGGCACTCATCGGCCAAGAACAATGCACTTTAATCGCCGAGACTCACATTTCTCTACTGAAGGCCATCTTGCATGAAGAGGAAACTTCCAACACTAGTTTCGGGCCCGTTGACCTCAAGGACAGCGTCAACTCCACTCTTTACTTCATCGATGGCATGACGTGGCCGGAAGTTTTACGGGCTTACTGCGAGAGTGACAAAGAGTATCACTACGTCCTCCCTTATCAGGAACTGAATGATTATCCTTTTGGTCCTGTCGAAAATAAGATCAAGGTGCTTCAGTTTCTGGTGAATCAGTTTCTCACGACCAACGTTGCTCGTGAAGAGCTGATGTCTGATGGCGTCATGCAGTATGACGATCACTGTCGTGTGTGTCATCGTCTGGGTGACCTGCTCTGCTGCGAAACCTGCTCTGCGGTTTACCACTTGGAGTGTGTAAAGCCACCGCTAAAGGAGGTCCCGGAAGATGAGTGGCAGTGCGAGGTCTGTGTGGCGCATCAAGTGCCCGGTGTTACGGACTGTGTGACGGAAGCACAGAAGAACAGGCCCTACATACGCCAGGAGCCTATTGGTTATGACCGACACCAGAGAAAATACTGGTTTCTTAGCCGAAGAATTATTATGTAAGTCAAAGGGCCCCGTTGCAAACAGTTTCCGTCAATGATTTTGCATATGATCTTATTTGGGGTATCTTTAAACTACTGAATCTGCAACAGGGAGCCAAATAGCTCAATTCATGGAAGAATTATTTGTTCAATATCAGACCTGATAATTGAGATAATTATATAGTTAATTATAGTTATATAGATGCTTTGTAGTTCCACTCTGGGGTCCCAGGTACAATTGAGCCAAATGTATGAATCCAAAATTGcacaatgaatgaatttaaacgTCATAAATTAGAATGAATGATAAATAGCCAatgaaagagatttttttttagattttatataaTTTATGACATGTTTCCAactttttctaatgtttttttcttgttaccAGTGAAGAGGATGGAGAGCACGAAAAGAAACAAATCTGGTATTATAG
Coding sequences within it:
- the grb2b gene encoding growth factor receptor-bound protein 2b; its protein translation is MEAIAKYDFKATAEDELSFKRGEVLKVLNEECDQNWYKAELYGKDGFIPKNYIEMKPHPWFFGKIPRAKAEEMLNKQRHDGAFLIRESESAPGDFSLSVKFGNDVQHFKVLRDGAGKYFLWVVKFNSLNELVVYHRSTSVSRNQQIFLRDIEQVHQHPTYVQALFDFDPQEEGELGFRRGDFIQVLDNSDPNWWKGGCHGQTGMFPRNYVTPVNRNI